One stretch of Bosea vaviloviae DNA includes these proteins:
- a CDS encoding VOC family protein gives MPQMIFVNLPVQDLDASVAFFTALGFSFNPQFTDETATCMVISDTIFAMLLTHEKFLSFSPRPIADTSQAIEVLTCLSRDSRADVDAMVKAALAAGGTTYKEPQDYGFMYGHGFQDLDGHVWELMWMDPAAVQG, from the coding sequence ATGCCCCAGATGATCTTCGTCAACCTGCCCGTGCAGGATCTCGACGCCTCGGTTGCCTTCTTCACGGCGCTAGGTTTCTCGTTCAATCCGCAATTCACCGATGAGACCGCGACCTGCATGGTGATCAGCGACACCATCTTCGCGATGCTGCTGACTCATGAGAAATTCCTCAGCTTCTCGCCGAGGCCAATCGCCGATACGAGCCAGGCGATCGAGGTGCTGACCTGCCTCTCCCGCGACAGCCGGGCTGATGTCGATGCCATGGTCAAGGCAGCCCTGGCGGCCGGCGGCACGACCTATAAGGAGCCGCAGGATTACGGCTTCATGTATGGCCACGGCTTCCAGGACCTCGACGGCCATGTCTGGGAGCTGATGTGGATGGATCCCGCCGCCGTGCAGGGGTGA
- a CDS encoding 8-oxoguanine deaminase: MRLWIKNPLGIVADNAGGGIVVDGAIIAELVPAGGSPALPVDGVFDASRHVVLPGLINTHHHFYQTLTRAHPAAIDRELFPWLTALYPLWARLTPDDLRLAVRVALTELLLSGCTTAADHHYLYPKGLENAVDIAVEEARALGIRATISRGSMNLSQKDGGLPPDSVVQDEETILTDSERVLSLFHDPAPGSMVQIALAPCSPFSVTPALMVKSAELAARFDAPLHTHLAETRDEDAYCLEVYGKRPLDLLEETGWMRPKTWLAHGVHFSCEECERLGTAGVGVCHCPTSNGVLASGFCRTRELEEAGAPLGLGVDGSASNDGSNLMEELRHALLINRLRYESATAVTARDVIRWATEGSARCLGRSDIGRIAPGLQADLALFCLDELRFSGAHDPVAALVLCGANRADRVMIAGAWRVIDGAVPGLDLAALRRSHGAAAKRYA, encoded by the coding sequence ATGCGCCTCTGGATCAAGAACCCGCTCGGCATCGTCGCGGACAATGCCGGCGGCGGGATCGTCGTCGATGGCGCGATCATCGCCGAGCTCGTACCGGCAGGCGGCTCCCCCGCCCTGCCCGTCGACGGGGTCTTCGACGCCTCGCGCCATGTCGTGCTGCCGGGGCTGATCAACACGCATCACCATTTCTACCAGACGCTGACGCGAGCCCATCCGGCCGCGATCGATCGCGAGCTGTTTCCCTGGCTGACCGCACTCTACCCGCTCTGGGCGAGACTGACGCCCGATGACCTGCGATTGGCGGTCCGCGTTGCGCTGACCGAACTCCTGCTCTCCGGCTGCACCACGGCGGCGGACCATCATTACCTCTACCCGAAGGGGCTGGAGAACGCCGTCGACATCGCGGTCGAGGAGGCGCGGGCTCTGGGCATCCGCGCCACGATCTCGCGCGGCTCGATGAACCTGTCGCAGAAGGATGGCGGCCTGCCGCCCGACAGCGTCGTCCAGGACGAAGAGACGATCCTGACCGACAGCGAACGGGTGCTTTCCCTGTTCCATGATCCCGCGCCGGGCAGCATGGTCCAGATCGCGCTCGCACCTTGCTCGCCGTTTTCGGTGACCCCGGCGCTGATGGTGAAGAGCGCGGAGCTGGCAGCACGCTTCGATGCGCCGCTGCACACCCATCTCGCCGAGACCAGGGATGAGGACGCCTATTGCCTCGAAGTCTATGGCAAGCGCCCGCTCGACCTGCTGGAGGAGACCGGCTGGATGCGGCCAAAGACCTGGCTGGCGCATGGCGTGCATTTCAGCTGCGAGGAATGCGAACGGCTGGGGACTGCGGGCGTCGGCGTCTGCCATTGCCCGACCTCGAACGGGGTGCTGGCCTCCGGCTTCTGCCGGACGCGCGAATTGGAGGAGGCCGGGGCGCCGCTGGGCTTGGGCGTCGACGGCTCAGCCTCCAATGACGGCTCGAACCTGATGGAGGAATTGCGCCACGCACTTCTGATCAACCGCCTGCGCTATGAGAGCGCCACGGCCGTGACCGCGCGCGACGTGATCCGCTGGGCGACGGAAGGCTCGGCGCGCTGCCTCGGACGCTCAGATATCGGGCGGATCGCGCCCGGCCTGCAGGCGGATCTGGCGCTGTTTTGCCTCGACGAATTGCGCTTCTCCGGCGCGCATGACCCAGTCGCGGCGCTGGTGCTGTGCGGCGCGAACCGGGCCGACCGGGTGATGATCGCCGGCGCCTGGCGGGTGATCGACGGGGCCGTGCCGGGGCTCGATCTGGCGGCACTGCGGCGCTCGCATGGAGCGGCGGCAAAACGTTACGCCTGA
- a CDS encoding alpha/beta fold hydrolase, which translates to MTIASWPRRLAAAFILSIVAVAAAAADYPAPKRGVWVAKDFRFQSGETLAELKLGYATIGDPVGEPVVILHGTAGSAASLLTPAFAGELFGPGQPLDAAKYFIILPDAIGAGTSSKPSDGLKAKFPRYNYEDMVAAQHKLVSEGLGLRHVRLVLGNSMGGMHVWLWGVRHPDFMDALVPMASQPTPMSSRNWMMRRMIIDAVRNDPEWKGGDYTTQPPAFRTANVFFGIATNGGTLAYQKLAPTREAADALLDERLKAAFSADANDFLYQWDSSRDYDASHGLGAIKAPLLAINSADDERNPPETGIMERELKRLANGKLLLIPASEDSRGHGTTGLAKFWAKEMGVWLAGVPKRAAGGN; encoded by the coding sequence ATGACCATCGCAAGCTGGCCGCGCCGCCTGGCCGCGGCCTTCATCCTGTCCATCGTCGCGGTGGCGGCCGCGGCGGCCGATTATCCCGCGCCCAAGCGCGGCGTCTGGGTGGCCAAGGATTTCCGCTTCCAGAGCGGCGAGACATTGGCGGAATTGAAGCTCGGCTACGCCACCATCGGCGATCCCGTGGGCGAGCCGGTGGTGATCCTGCACGGCACGGCGGGCTCGGCGGCGAGCCTGCTGACGCCGGCCTTTGCGGGCGAATTGTTCGGCCCGGGCCAGCCGCTCGATGCGGCGAAATACTTCATCATCCTGCCGGATGCGATCGGGGCCGGTACCTCCTCCAAGCCCTCCGACGGGCTGAAGGCGAAGTTCCCGCGCTATAATTACGAGGACATGGTCGCAGCCCAGCACAAGCTGGTCAGCGAGGGGCTGGGGCTGCGCCATGTCCGGCTCGTGCTCGGCAATTCGATGGGCGGCATGCATGTCTGGCTCTGGGGCGTCAGGCATCCCGATTTCATGGACGCGCTGGTGCCGATGGCCTCGCAGCCGACGCCGATGTCGAGCCGCAACTGGATGATGCGGCGCATGATCATCGACGCCGTCCGCAACGATCCGGAGTGGAAGGGCGGCGACTACACGACGCAGCCGCCGGCTTTCCGCACGGCCAATGTCTTCTTCGGTATCGCCACCAACGGCGGCACGCTCGCCTATCAGAAATTGGCGCCGACGCGCGAGGCTGCTGACGCGCTGCTCGACGAGCGCCTGAAGGCCGCCTTCAGCGCCGATGCCAATGATTTCCTCTATCAGTGGGATTCTTCGCGCGACTACGACGCCTCCCACGGCCTGGGCGCGATCAAGGCGCCGCTGCTGGCGATCAACTCCGCTGATGACGAGCGCAACCCGCCCGAGACCGGTATCATGGAGCGCGAGTTGAAGCGCCTCGCCAATGGCAAGCTGCTGCTGATCCCGGCAAGCGAGGACAGCCGCGGCCACGGCACGACGGGGCTGGCGAAGTTCTGGGCCAAAGAGATGGGCGTCTGGCTAGCCGGCGTGCCCAAGCGCGCGGCGGGCGGGAATTGA
- the hydA gene encoding dihydropyrimidinase, with the protein MPTPAYDIVIRGGTLATATDVFKADLGIQAGRIAAIGLDLPAGVQEIDAKGRLVLPGGVDTHCHIEQLSGSGLMSADNFETATRSAAFGGTTSVISFAAQHRGANLASVVEEYAALAKKGAIIDYAFHLMVANPDEQTVTQDLPALIRAGHRSVKVFMTYDAVQVDDGQLLDVLMAARSAGALVCVHAENHGLLKWMGERLMKRGYTAPKYHSVSHPQAAEVEAFHRLIAFSELLDQPICIFHVSTAEGAKVIREARGRGVKIYAETCPHYLLMTAAELDKPGIEGAKWVCSPPQRGSSDQEALWQALALGDLQILSSDHAPYRFDETGKLKYGPNPGFKQIANGMPGLEMRLPVMFDAMVSQGRLGLKKFVELTATAPARIYDLPGKGSLAIGMDADIAVWDADRKIVLADNLHDNTGYNPFAGRTITGWPETVLRRGEVVVAQGALKAQPGSGRLMLREAGEATRPTGTLSPEFDPARNFGAKLY; encoded by the coding sequence ATGCCGACCCCTGCCTACGACATCGTCATCCGTGGCGGCACGCTTGCGACGGCGACGGATGTGTTCAAGGCCGATCTCGGCATCCAGGCCGGGCGCATCGCCGCGATCGGGCTCGACCTGCCCGCCGGGGTGCAGGAGATCGACGCGAAGGGCAGGCTCGTCTTGCCCGGCGGCGTCGACACCCATTGCCATATCGAACAGCTCTCGGGCAGCGGGCTGATGAGCGCCGACAATTTTGAGACTGCGACGCGCTCGGCGGCTTTCGGCGGCACCACCTCGGTGATTTCCTTCGCTGCCCAGCATCGCGGCGCCAACCTCGCCAGCGTGGTTGAGGAGTATGCGGCCCTGGCCAAGAAGGGCGCGATCATCGACTACGCCTTCCACCTGATGGTGGCGAACCCCGACGAGCAGACCGTCACGCAGGATCTGCCGGCGCTGATCCGCGCCGGGCACCGCTCGGTCAAGGTCTTCATGACCTATGACGCCGTACAGGTCGATGACGGGCAATTGCTCGACGTCCTGATGGCGGCACGCTCGGCCGGAGCGCTGGTCTGCGTCCATGCCGAGAACCACGGCCTGCTGAAATGGATGGGCGAGCGCTTGATGAAGCGCGGCTACACCGCGCCGAAATACCATTCCGTCAGCCACCCCCAGGCGGCCGAGGTCGAGGCCTTCCACCGCCTGATCGCCTTCTCGGAACTGCTCGACCAGCCGATCTGCATCTTCCATGTCTCGACCGCCGAGGGCGCCAAGGTAATCCGCGAGGCACGCGGGCGCGGCGTCAAGATCTATGCCGAGACCTGCCCGCATTATCTCTTGATGACCGCCGCCGAACTCGACAAGCCCGGCATCGAGGGCGCGAAATGGGTCTGCTCCCCGCCGCAGCGGGGTTCGTCCGACCAGGAGGCGCTGTGGCAGGCGCTGGCGCTCGGCGACCTGCAGATCCTCTCCTCCGACCACGCACCCTATCGCTTCGACGAGACCGGCAAACTGAAATACGGCCCCAATCCCGGCTTCAAGCAGATCGCCAACGGCATGCCGGGGCTCGAGATGCGGCTGCCTGTGATGTTCGACGCTATGGTCTCGCAAGGCCGGCTCGGGCTGAAGAAATTCGTCGAACTGACCGCGACCGCCCCGGCCCGGATCTACGACCTGCCGGGCAAGGGCTCGCTCGCCATCGGCATGGATGCCGACATCGCGGTCTGGGATGCCGACCGCAAGATCGTGCTCGCCGACAACCTGCACGACAACACCGGCTACAACCCCTTTGCCGGCCGTACCATCACCGGCTGGCCGGAGACGGTGCTCAGGCGCGGCGAGGTCGTCGTCGCGCAGGGCGCACTGAAGGCGCAGCCGGGCTCGGGCCGATTGATGCTGCGCGAGGCCGGCGAGGCAACCCGACCGACCGGGACGCTCTCGCCCGAATTCGACCCGGCGCGGAATTTTGGCGCCAAGCTGTATTGA
- a CDS encoding MDR family MFS transporter codes for MDKRVETAAHPAPLTHEDIRSILFGIMLAMLLAALDQTIVATAMPTIGRELNDVTHLPWVVTAYLLASTAVTPLYGKLADIHGRRVTLLSGIVVFVVGSVACALAPNLWLLVVARFVQGLGGGGLIALAQTIIADMVSPKERGKYQVYFAAVFMVSSVLGPVLGGVIAEALHWSVIFWINLPLGLAAYWMTSSALKRLPRHERPHKLDVAGALLMTSATMTLLLALSWGGTYYPWGSAWIIGLVAFSIVLWAVFAWRLRSAAEPLIPLDLLANPVVRMGTMAAGFGMGTFIGLTIYLPLYFETVVGMSASASGLGLLPLTCGTVMGATLSGRSLTRLTHYKRVPVAGLSVATAGAALLTIYAGQMPLLPFSLTLAVISLGLGTMLPVATVSIQNAVLPHQLGTATAIANFFRQIGGALIVAVFGAIVLGGVGGAGVGLSPEALKLGTVDRAAMIELFRYVFAATCFGFAMALLLMVRMKELPLRGSAVEAAKAAGGE; via the coding sequence ATGGACAAACGGGTCGAGACGGCGGCGCATCCAGCGCCCCTTACCCATGAGGATATTCGCAGCATCCTGTTCGGCATCATGCTCGCCATGTTGCTGGCGGCGCTGGACCAGACCATCGTCGCCACCGCGATGCCGACGATCGGGCGCGAACTCAACGACGTCACGCATCTGCCCTGGGTGGTGACGGCCTATCTGCTCGCCTCGACCGCGGTCACGCCGCTCTACGGCAAGCTCGCCGACATCCATGGCCGGCGGGTGACGCTGCTCTCGGGCATCGTCGTCTTCGTCGTCGGCTCCGTGGCCTGCGCGCTCGCGCCCAATCTCTGGCTCTTGGTGGTCGCGCGCTTCGTCCAGGGGCTGGGCGGCGGCGGGCTGATCGCGCTGGCCCAGACCATTATCGCCGACATGGTCTCACCCAAGGAGCGCGGCAAATACCAGGTCTATTTCGCCGCCGTCTTCATGGTCTCCTCCGTGCTTGGACCGGTTCTCGGCGGGGTCATCGCCGAGGCGCTGCACTGGTCGGTGATCTTCTGGATCAACCTGCCATTGGGGCTCGCCGCTTACTGGATGACGAGCTCGGCGCTGAAGCGGCTGCCGCGCCATGAGCGGCCGCACAAGCTCGACGTCGCCGGCGCCCTGCTGATGACCAGCGCGACGATGACGCTGCTGCTCGCGCTCTCCTGGGGTGGCACCTATTATCCCTGGGGCTCGGCGTGGATCATCGGGCTCGTGGCCTTCTCGATCGTGTTGTGGGCGGTCTTCGCCTGGCGGCTGCGGAGCGCCGCCGAGCCGCTGATCCCGCTCGACCTCCTCGCCAATCCGGTGGTGCGGATGGGCACGATGGCAGCGGGCTTCGGCATGGGCACCTTCATCGGCCTGACGATCTATCTGCCGCTCTATTTCGAGACGGTGGTCGGGATGAGCGCCTCGGCCTCGGGGCTCGGCCTGCTGCCGCTGACCTGCGGCACCGTGATGGGCGCGACCTTGTCGGGCCGCTCGCTGACGCGATTGACGCATTACAAGCGCGTGCCGGTGGCAGGGCTGAGCGTCGCGACAGCGGGAGCGGCGCTGCTGACGATCTATGCCGGGCAGATGCCGCTCCTGCCCTTCTCGCTGACCCTTGCGGTGATCAGCCTGGGGCTCGGCACCATGCTGCCCGTGGCGACGGTCTCGATCCAGAACGCGGTGCTGCCGCATCAGCTCGGCACGGCTACCGCGATCGCGAACTTCTTCCGCCAGATCGGCGGGGCGCTGATCGTGGCGGTGTTCGGCGCGATCGTGCTCGGCGGCGTCGGTGGGGCCGGCGTCGGGCTCTCGCCCGAGGCGCTGAAGCTGGGAACGGTCGATCGCGCGGCGATGATCGAGCTGTTCCGCTATGTCTTCGCAGCGACCTGCTTCGGCTTCGCGATGGCGCTGCTGCTGATGGTGCGGATGAAGGAACTGCCCCTGCGCGGCAGCGCGGTGGAAGCGGCAAAGGCGGCCGGCGGCGAATAG
- a CDS encoding DUF1269 domain-containing protein gives MSDLVVIVYPTEARAEDMRQKVVSLQKEYLIELGDAAIAVMHEGGKIKLNQLLNTTALGAVSGSFWGLLIGAIFLMPVFGAALGAASGALGGALTDYGVNDGFMKELAANLQPGNAALFLLINKMTADKVLDAVKGTGGVVLKTSLDHSREQQLRDALAGTPRTPAAAPAPTPEGAGAPSPVG, from the coding sequence ATGTCCGATCTCGTCGTCATCGTCTATCCGACCGAGGCCCGCGCCGAGGACATGCGCCAGAAGGTCGTCTCGCTGCAGAAGGAATACCTGATCGAGCTCGGCGACGCCGCCATCGCGGTGATGCATGAGGGCGGCAAGATCAAGTTGAACCAGCTGCTCAACACCACCGCACTCGGCGCCGTCTCCGGCTCGTTCTGGGGCCTGCTGATCGGCGCGATCTTCCTGATGCCGGTGTTCGGCGCAGCGCTGGGCGCAGCATCAGGCGCGCTCGGCGGGGCGCTGACCGATTACGGCGTCAATGACGGCTTCATGAAGGAACTCGCCGCCAACCTGCAGCCGGGCAATGCCGCGCTCTTCCTGCTGATCAACAAGATGACCGCCGACAAGGTGCTCGACGCCGTCAAGGGCACGGGCGGCGTGGTGCTGAAGACCTCGCTCGACCACAGCCGCGAACAGCAATTGCGCGATGCGCTGGCGGGAACGCCGAGGACGCCGGCGGCCGCTCCAGCCCCAACTCCGGAAGGCGCGGGCGCGCCTTCGCCGGTGGGCTGA
- a CDS encoding DUF1488 family protein: MRLICFGLTVLEKTISLLEPLGSRRRTYTVERALAAFGARLRRSLAARALWLSRASGPWTSRLRRWRPEAGRDRQPQESRPTMALNFPNPVRSFDAGRSCVSFWGSDASLEITFQIEMDALRKLGSGINDSQAQVLDVFDRNRDTILKAAANAYARHRASYHRLTPADF, encoded by the coding sequence TTGCGGTTGATCTGTTTTGGCCTGACCGTCCTTGAGAAAACGATCAGCTTGCTTGAGCCCCTCGGGAGCCGACGGCGCACCTACACAGTGGAGCGGGCGCTCGCTGCGTTCGGCGCGCGCTTGCGCCGGTCATTGGCGGCTCGCGCGCTTTGGCTCAGCCGCGCTTCCGGGCCGTGGACCAGCAGGTTGCGGCGCTGGCGTCCTGAAGCTGGTCGTGACAGGCAACCGCAAGAAAGCAGGCCGACCATGGCGCTGAATTTCCCCAATCCGGTCCGTAGTTTCGACGCGGGGCGTTCCTGCGTCAGCTTCTGGGGCTCGGATGCCTCGTTGGAGATCACCTTCCAGATCGAGATGGACGCCCTGCGCAAGCTGGGTTCCGGCATCAATGACAGTCAGGCGCAGGTGCTCGATGTCTTTGATCGGAACCGGGACACGATCCTGAAGGCGGCCGCGAACGCCTATGCGCGGCACCGGGCCAGCTATCACCGCCTGACGCCCGCCGATTTCTAG
- a CDS encoding MarR family winged helix-turn-helix transcriptional regulator translates to MPSTKRHKAAAGPERDVLDLGGYVPYFLTAISNTWSRSSSRLYLERFGVGVTEWRVISQLAIEPAIAAQRICEVIGLDKGAVSRSVAALVAARHVTERPDDRDARRQVLELTPSGYALHDALIALATARERLLLEGFTAEEQAQLTGFLHRLHAKLPQLRDFRLERDGPPAS, encoded by the coding sequence ATGCCCTCGACGAAGCGCCACAAGGCCGCTGCCGGCCCGGAGCGGGATGTTCTCGATCTCGGCGGTTACGTTCCCTATTTCCTGACCGCAATTTCCAACACCTGGTCGCGCAGCTCGTCGCGGCTCTATCTTGAGCGTTTCGGCGTCGGCGTCACCGAATGGCGCGTCATCTCGCAGCTCGCCATCGAGCCGGCGATTGCGGCGCAGCGCATCTGCGAGGTGATCGGGCTCGACAAGGGCGCGGTCAGCCGCAGCGTCGCGGCCCTGGTTGCCGCCCGCCATGTCACCGAGCGGCCCGACGATCGCGACGCCCGCCGGCAGGTGCTGGAGTTGACGCCGAGCGGCTATGCCCTGCATGACGCATTGATCGCGCTCGCCACCGCCCGCGAGCGCCTGCTGCTCGAAGGCTTCACGGCGGAGGAACAGGCGCAGCTGACCGGCTTCCTGCACCGGCTGCACGCCAAGCTGCCGCAACTGCGCGATTTCAGGCTGGAGCGCGACGGCCCGCCCGCCAGTTGA
- the dapD gene encoding 2,3,4,5-tetrahydropyridine-2,6-dicarboxylate N-succinyltransferase, with protein sequence MSLTDLAATIDAAWEARSEIGINTKGAVREAVEQVIELLDAGEARVAEKIGTEWVVHQWLKKAVLLSFRLTDNMIIANGPGEGVFWDKVPSKFEGWGENRFRAAGFRVVPPAAARKGSFLAPNVVLMPSFVNIGAYVDSGTMVDTWATVGSCAQIGKNVHLSGGVGIGGVLEPLQANPTIIEDNCFIGARSEVVEGVIVGEGSVLSMGVFISASTKIVDRATGQIHIGKVPPYSVVVPGALPGKPFPDGTPGPSLSCAVIVKTVDAQTRSKTGINELLRD encoded by the coding sequence ATGTCCCTCACCGATCTCGCCGCCACCATCGACGCCGCCTGGGAGGCTCGCTCCGAGATCGGCATCAACACCAAAGGCGCGGTTCGCGAGGCGGTCGAACAGGTGATCGAATTGCTCGATGCCGGCGAGGCCCGCGTCGCCGAGAAGATCGGCACTGAGTGGGTCGTGCATCAGTGGCTCAAGAAGGCGGTGCTGCTCTCCTTCCGCCTGACCGACAACATGATCATCGCCAATGGCCCCGGCGAAGGCGTGTTCTGGGACAAGGTGCCCTCAAAATTCGAGGGCTGGGGCGAGAACCGCTTCCGCGCCGCGGGCTTCCGCGTCGTGCCGCCGGCCGCCGCGCGCAAGGGCTCCTTCCTTGCCCCCAACGTCGTGCTGATGCCGTCCTTCGTCAATATCGGCGCCTATGTCGACAGCGGCACCATGGTCGACACCTGGGCGACGGTCGGCTCCTGCGCCCAGATCGGCAAGAACGTCCATCTCTCGGGCGGCGTCGGTATCGGCGGCGTGCTCGAGCCGCTGCAGGCCAACCCGACCATCATCGAGGACAACTGCTTCATCGGCGCCCGCTCCGAGGTGGTCGAGGGCGTGATCGTCGGCGAGGGCTCGGTGCTCTCGATGGGCGTGTTCATCTCGGCCTCGACCAAGATCGTCGACCGCGCCACCGGCCAGATCCACATCGGCAAGGTGCCACCCTATTCGGTCGTGGTCCCGGGCGCGCTGCCCGGCAAGCCCTTCCCGGACGGTACACCCGGCCCCTCGCTCTCCTGCGCCGTCATCGTCAAGACGGTCGACGCCCAGACGCGCTCCAAGACCGGCATCAACGAATTGCTGCGCGACTGA
- a CDS encoding ABC transporter substrate-binding protein has translation MGGIALTLLGLSAPPALAGKADDTLNVAFALEPEALDTYKIAGREGLILARHIYDGLLYKDLDTGEIKPALAKAWRFTDPMTMEFDLREGVTFHNGAKFTADDVVYTLNTALDPNYGTRFRIAIDWIQTVEKVSEFQVRIKMAKPFAGAVEMLADALPIYPAAYFKEVGSAGMAAKPVGTGPYKLVEMTPGIRYAFERFDAHYAGSPKGKPAIGKIVVRTIPELNTQFAELLAGKLDWSWRIPPDQAARLASRIQIVNGPIMRVAYVGLNVTAKGKDYPTKNLLVRRAINHAVNREAIVKAFAGGASQVLNAACNPKQFGCAQDVATYAYDPAKAKALLSEAGLPNGVDIEMVFAAMPRPVAEAVASDLTKVGIRVTLNEQQYAAGVQKWRAGELPAFFTNWGSYGTGDVAFIISNFFGGGADDLVQDKEVIDLVTAADTAQDRALRQENYAKALKKIADQAYWLPMYDFNINYGLSTALNFKPHPDEFARWWLSSWK, from the coding sequence ATGGGCGGCATCGCCCTGACGCTGCTGGGGCTCTCAGCCCCGCCAGCACTGGCCGGCAAAGCCGACGACACGCTCAACGTCGCCTTCGCACTCGAGCCCGAGGCGCTCGACACCTACAAGATCGCTGGTCGCGAGGGGCTGATCCTGGCCCGGCACATCTATGACGGCCTGCTCTACAAGGATCTCGACACCGGCGAGATCAAGCCGGCGCTGGCCAAGGCCTGGCGCTTCACCGACCCGATGACGATGGAGTTCGATCTCCGCGAGGGCGTGACCTTCCACAACGGCGCGAAGTTCACTGCCGACGATGTGGTCTACACGCTCAACACCGCGCTCGACCCGAATTACGGCACGCGCTTCCGCATCGCCATCGACTGGATCCAGACAGTCGAAAAGGTCTCGGAATTCCAGGTTCGCATCAAGATGGCGAAACCCTTTGCCGGCGCGGTCGAGATGCTGGCCGATGCGCTGCCGATCTATCCTGCCGCCTATTTCAAGGAGGTCGGCTCGGCCGGCATGGCGGCCAAGCCCGTCGGCACCGGCCCCTACAAGCTCGTCGAGATGACGCCGGGCATCCGCTACGCCTTCGAGCGTTTCGATGCCCATTATGCCGGCAGCCCCAAGGGCAAGCCGGCGATCGGCAAGATCGTCGTGCGTACCATCCCCGAGCTCAACACCCAGTTCGCCGAGCTTCTGGCCGGCAAGCTCGACTGGAGCTGGCGCATCCCGCCCGACCAGGCGGCACGGCTCGCGAGCCGCATCCAGATCGTCAACGGCCCGATCATGCGCGTCGCCTATGTCGGCCTCAACGTGACGGCCAAGGGCAAGGACTACCCGACCAAGAACCTGCTGGTGCGCCGCGCCATCAACCATGCCGTCAACCGCGAGGCGATCGTGAAAGCCTTCGCCGGCGGCGCCTCGCAGGTGCTGAACGCGGCCTGCAACCCCAAGCAGTTCGGCTGCGCGCAGGATGTCGCGACTTACGCCTATGATCCGGCCAAGGCCAAGGCGCTGCTGAGCGAGGCCGGCTTGCCCAACGGCGTCGATATCGAGATGGTTTTTGCCGCGATGCCGCGCCCGGTCGCCGAGGCGGTCGCCTCCGACCTCACCAAGGTCGGCATCCGGGTGACGCTGAACGAGCAGCAATATGCAGCCGGCGTGCAGAAATGGCGCGCGGGCGAATTGCCGGCCTTCTTCACCAATTGGGGCAGTTACGGCACCGGCGACGTCGCCTTCATCATCTCGAACTTCTTCGGCGGCGGCGCCGACGACCTCGTCCAAGACAAGGAGGTGATCGATCTCGTCACCGCAGCCGACACGGCGCAGGACCGGGCTCTGCGCCAGGAGAACTACGCCAAGGCGCTGAAAAAGATCGCCGACCAGGCCTATTGGCTGCCGATGTACGACTTCAACATCAATTACGGCCTGTCGACGGCGCTCAACTTCAAGCCGCACCCCGACGAGTTCGCCCGCTGGTGGCTGTCGAGCTGGAAGTAG
- a CDS encoding aspartate/glutamate racemase family protein, with protein MAGTIFVINPNSTEAVTAGIDKAVEPLRSVDGPKIACLTLTEGPAGIQSQRDADGVVGPLLKRAAGLENEAAAFVVACFSDPGMHALREQSRRPVLGIAESGVFQALTLGQRFGVIAILPSSIQRHLRYFGAMGVMGRFAGDLSIGMGVTELSNAEKTLERMTATGRTLRDTHHADVIVMGCAGMARFRRPLEEALGVPVVEPTQAATAMAVGRVRLAAA; from the coding sequence ATGGCCGGCACCATCTTCGTCATCAACCCGAACTCGACCGAGGCCGTCACCGCCGGCATCGACAAGGCGGTCGAGCCGCTGCGCTCGGTGGACGGCCCCAAGATCGCCTGCCTGACTCTGACCGAAGGGCCTGCGGGCATCCAGTCGCAGCGCGACGCCGACGGCGTCGTCGGGCCGCTGCTGAAGCGGGCAGCCGGGCTGGAGAACGAGGCGGCAGCCTTCGTCGTCGCCTGCTTCAGCGACCCCGGCATGCATGCGCTGCGCGAGCAGAGCCGCCGCCCGGTGCTCGGCATCGCGGAATCGGGCGTGTTCCAGGCCCTGACGCTCGGCCAGCGCTTCGGCGTGATCGCGATCCTGCCGAGTTCGATCCAGCGGCATCTGCGCTATTTCGGCGCCATGGGCGTGATGGGGCGCTTTGCCGGCGATCTCTCGATCGGGATGGGCGTGACCGAGCTCAGCAATGCGGAGAAGACGCTGGAGCGCATGACCGCGACCGGCAGGACGCTGCGCGACACGCATCATGCCGACGTCATCGTGATGGGCTGCGCCGGCATGGCGCGCTTCCGCCGGCCGCTGGAGGAGGCGCTCGGCGTGCCGGTGGTCGAGCCGACCCAGGCCGCGACCGCGATGGCCGTGGGACGAGTGCGGCTCGCCGCAGCCTAA